A part of Paenibacillus sp. sptzw28 genomic DNA contains:
- a CDS encoding bifunctional UDP-sugar hydrolase/5'-nucleotidase, which produces MRDTSIDAPEVILLHSNDIHSRLELAAKMASYIAETRRTFGSDHVLALDIGDHMDRMRIETEASDGLANIALINAAGYEAVTLGNNEGLTFTTEQLDEAFGRQAKFRTVCANMRYKVNGEKPDWLMPHTIIRKGSLNIGIIGVTAAFADFYQLLGWDVGEPLQAVAEQAEAIRQKVDVLVVMSHLGLILDRRMAETVPGIDLILGGHTHHLLVEPELIGRTCICAAGKFGDYIGRVEIRIDPLSSRPIISASCVPVAAYEEHPAAAAIISGYQEAGVRRLSRVVTRLSAPLPARTERESPLGNLLAAGLRRWTDAEIGIVNAGQLLGGLAAGDVTAGDLHALCPSPINPCRMKLSGAAVRFALEQSLLGEYIEKPIRGFGFRGSVLGTLAVDGLKIRWNPDSPPHGKIHSITVNGEPFDNDRQYSVGTIDMFTFGVGYETIKNGTDIRFFLPEFIRDVLAAELQDPAALADCRRSRWNMTDAAAYGGDEQGM; this is translated from the coding sequence ATGAGAGATACGTCAATCGATGCGCCGGAAGTCATTTTACTGCACAGTAACGACATTCACAGCCGTTTGGAGCTTGCGGCAAAAATGGCCTCCTATATCGCCGAAACCCGCCGTACTTTTGGAAGCGATCATGTGCTCGCATTGGATATCGGCGATCATATGGACCGGATGCGGATTGAGACGGAGGCTAGCGACGGCCTTGCTAATATAGCGCTTATCAACGCCGCCGGCTATGAAGCGGTCACGCTGGGAAACAATGAGGGACTGACGTTTACAACTGAGCAGCTTGATGAGGCTTTCGGGCGTCAAGCGAAATTCCGGACTGTTTGTGCGAACATGCGCTATAAAGTGAACGGGGAGAAGCCCGATTGGCTTATGCCGCATACAATTATCCGCAAGGGTTCGCTTAATATCGGAATTATCGGAGTGACCGCCGCCTTTGCCGATTTTTATCAGCTTCTTGGCTGGGATGTGGGAGAGCCGCTGCAGGCGGTAGCTGAGCAAGCTGAAGCGATTAGGCAAAAAGTGGATGTTCTAGTAGTCATGTCGCACCTCGGTTTAATCCTTGACCGCCGGATGGCTGAAACTGTGCCCGGTATCGACCTGATCTTGGGCGGTCATACGCATCACCTGCTGGTGGAGCCGGAATTGATTGGCCGGACCTGTATATGCGCCGCCGGTAAGTTCGGCGATTATATCGGACGCGTGGAGATCAGAATCGACCCGCTCTCCTCGCGCCCCATCATTAGCGCTTCATGTGTACCTGTCGCCGCATACGAAGAGCATCCGGCCGCCGCCGCCATCATCAGCGGCTACCAGGAGGCGGGAGTGCGCCGCCTCAGCCGGGTCGTTACCCGGCTGAGTGCACCGCTGCCCGCCCGGACCGAAAGGGAATCGCCGCTCGGCAATCTGCTCGCCGCCGGTCTCCGGCGCTGGACCGATGCCGAGATTGGTATCGTTAACGCGGGACAGCTGCTCGGCGGCCTCGCTGCCGGCGATGTTACGGCGGGCGATCTGCACGCACTGTGTCCGTCGCCGATAAATCCGTGCCGGATGAAGCTTTCCGGCGCGGCGGTACGTTTCGCGCTCGAACAATCCCTCCTTGGCGAATATATTGAAAAGCCGATTCGCGGGTTCGGCTTCCGCGGGTCCGTACTTGGCACGCTTGCTGTTGACGGCCTGAAAATCCGGTGGAACCCGGACAGTCCTCCACATGGCAAAATCCATTCCATAACGGTCAATGGGGAGCCATTCGACAATGACCGTCAATACTCGGTAGGGACAATAGACATGTTTACGTTCGGTGTCGGTTATGAGACAATCAAAAACGGCACGGATATCCGTTTTTTCCTGCCCGAGTTTATTCGTGATGTGCTCGCCGCCGAACTGCAGGATCCAGCCGCCCTCGCCGATTGCCGGCGAAGCCGGTGGAATATGACAGATGCGGCGGCCTATGGCGGCGACGAGCAAGGAATGTAA
- the moaA gene encoding GTP 3',8-cyclase MoaA produces MPVLTDRFERVHDYLRISVTDRCNLRCLYCMPEEGVEFAPSSDLLSYDHIVEVVEIGASLGISKLRITGGEPLVRPGLDGLVSRLAAIPGIRDISLTTNGVLLADQAEALRRAGVNRVNISLDTLDPTRFRFIARRGDLKRVMDGIEAAARVGFSPIKLNCVLLKGVNEDEIAAFLKMAYEHPLHVRFIEYMPIGHADDNWKNHYLPLTRVLEIAQEQSLDVERLDDIVGNGPSEDYRITGGTGSFGLIHPISDHFCKRCNRLRLTADGNLKPCLYWVDELNVKPALGDPEALRAIYMRAMEIKPLNHEMAAKLAGEAQSHEPTARRMSQIGG; encoded by the coding sequence TGTTTGTACTGCATGCCGGAAGAAGGCGTGGAATTTGCGCCGTCATCCGATCTGCTCAGTTACGATCATATTGTCGAGGTCGTTGAAATAGGCGCCAGCCTCGGCATTTCCAAGCTCCGGATAACCGGAGGAGAGCCGCTTGTCCGTCCCGGCCTTGACGGTCTTGTCAGTCGTCTCGCGGCCATTCCCGGGATACGGGATATATCCCTCACAACGAACGGCGTACTGCTGGCGGACCAAGCCGAGGCGCTGCGAAGAGCTGGCGTCAACAGAGTTAATATCAGTCTGGATACGCTTGACCCGACCCGGTTTCGTTTCATAGCCAGACGAGGCGATTTGAAACGGGTTATGGATGGCATCGAAGCTGCGGCTCGCGTCGGATTCTCGCCGATCAAATTAAACTGCGTCCTTCTTAAAGGCGTCAACGAGGATGAAATCGCCGCCTTTCTAAAAATGGCATACGAGCACCCGCTCCATGTCCGTTTTATTGAATATATGCCGATCGGTCACGCCGACGACAACTGGAAGAACCACTATCTGCCCTTGACGCGCGTGCTCGAGATTGCGCAAGAACAGAGCCTCGACGTCGAGCGGTTGGACGATATCGTCGGCAACGGTCCGTCAGAGGACTACCGGATCACGGGAGGAACGGGATCGTTCGGACTCATTCATCCAATCAGCGATCATTTCTGCAAACGGTGCAACCGTCTGCGTCTAACGGCGGACGGAAACCTGAAACCATGCCTCTATTGGGTAGACGAACTGAACGTGAAGCCTGCACTCGGCGATCCCGAAGCGCTTCGCGCAATCTATATGCGGGCTATGGAAATCAAACCGCTCAATCACGAAATGGCCGCCAAATTGGCGGGCGAAGCACAGAGTCATGAGCCTACAGCAAGGCGGATGTCGCAAATCGGCGGCTAA